A genomic segment from Nocardia cyriacigeorgica GUH-2 encodes:
- a CDS encoding ArsA family ATPase: MFIGKGGVGKTTLACATAMSYARGGSRVLVASLDQAHSLGDALGFRFPHDPGTVAGITSVVPGLEVIEIDSLALLEDRFREVARLLSADTGHDHGIDLGALDPAELTGLPGVQELLMLVEIAGYAGEDDWDVIVVDCPPSADMLRIVTAPDTLLGYLDRVWPPHARAMSSIGTDLRRVVLATTVQRIVAAVTEVRDLLADHERTGARLITVAERVAVAESARVRSAAALLGLRLDAVVVNKVLPAMPEPTGPADSAHPAVHWYQNRRAEQHDVIAGLRRAMPEVPVLVAAHTGPEPVGVGSLAALSYAVDEGAAAATRTGDAGAELDTGPVLGNNPAEGGTRSGEPKVRLESGAGLHSVYAMRMHLPVADPATLRLGRVEDDLIVGADGVRRRVRLAPVLRRCTVAAAELDGGYLIVRFQPDPEVWPL; this comes from the coding sequence TTGTTCATCGGCAAGGGCGGCGTCGGTAAGACCACGCTGGCCTGCGCGACCGCGATGTCCTACGCGCGCGGGGGTTCCCGGGTGCTGGTCGCCTCGCTCGATCAGGCCCATTCCCTGGGCGATGCCCTCGGATTCCGGTTCCCGCACGATCCGGGCACGGTCGCGGGCATCACCTCGGTGGTGCCGGGCCTCGAGGTGATCGAGATCGATTCGCTGGCGCTGCTGGAAGACCGGTTTCGTGAGGTCGCGCGGCTGCTGTCGGCCGACACCGGCCACGATCACGGCATCGACCTCGGCGCGCTGGATCCGGCCGAACTCACCGGGCTGCCCGGCGTGCAGGAACTGCTCATGCTGGTCGAGATCGCCGGGTACGCGGGCGAAGACGATTGGGATGTCATCGTGGTGGACTGCCCGCCGTCGGCGGACATGCTGCGCATCGTCACCGCGCCGGACACCCTGCTCGGCTATCTCGATCGGGTGTGGCCGCCGCACGCGCGGGCGATGAGCAGTATCGGCACCGATCTGCGCCGCGTGGTGCTGGCCACGACCGTGCAGCGCATCGTCGCGGCGGTGACTGAGGTGCGTGATCTGCTGGCCGATCACGAACGCACCGGCGCGCGCCTGATCACCGTCGCCGAGCGGGTGGCGGTCGCCGAATCGGCGCGGGTGCGCTCGGCCGCGGCACTGCTGGGGTTGCGGCTGGACGCGGTGGTGGTGAACAAGGTGCTGCCCGCGATGCCGGAACCGACCGGGCCCGCCGATTCCGCGCATCCGGCGGTGCACTGGTATCAGAACCGGCGCGCCGAACAGCACGATGTGATCGCCGGGCTGCGCCGCGCGATGCCCGAGGTCCCGGTGCTGGTCGCCGCGCATACCGGCCCGGAACCGGTGGGTGTGGGTTCGCTGGCGGCGCTGTCGTACGCGGTGGACGAGGGCGCCGCAGCCGCGACGCGCACCGGCGACGCGGGCGCGGAACTCGACACCGGCCCGGTCCTGGGCAACAATCCGGCGGAGGGCGGCACACGATCGGGCGAACCGAAGGTTCGTCTGGAATCGGGCGCCGGGCTGCATTCGGTGTACGCGATGCGGATGCATTTGCCGGTCGCCGATCCGGCGACGTTGCGGCTGGGACGAGTGGAGGACGATTTGATCGTGGGAGCGGACGGGGTCAGGCGCCGGGTGCGGCTGGCGCCGGTGTTGCGGCGGTGCACGGTCGCCGCCGCCGAACTCGACGGCGGCTATCTCATCGTCCGCTTCCAGCCCGACCCGGAGGTGTGGCCGCTGTGA
- a CDS encoding SRPBCC family protein, giving the protein MADRTQRSIVIAAPSQQVMSVIADLPSYPEWVSAAKSVEVLESGPDGRARTARFVLDAGVVKDTYVLSYTWRPDGKAVTWTLLSGDLQKAQDGSYELVDLPDGGTEVIYQLTVDLNIPMIGMFKRKAEKVITDTALKELKKRVEG; this is encoded by the coding sequence ATGGCCGACCGGACCCAGAGATCGATCGTCATCGCGGCCCCGTCGCAGCAGGTGATGTCCGTTATCGCCGATCTGCCCTCCTACCCGGAGTGGGTGTCGGCGGCGAAATCGGTCGAGGTGCTCGAATCCGGTCCCGACGGCCGCGCCCGCACCGCGCGTTTCGTGCTCGACGCCGGCGTCGTCAAGGACACCTACGTGCTCTCCTACACCTGGCGCCCGGACGGCAAAGCCGTCACCTGGACCCTGCTCAGCGGTGATCTGCAAAAAGCCCAGGACGGCAGCTACGAATTGGTCGATCTGCCCGACGGCGGCACCGAGGTGATCTACCAGCTCACGGTGGACCTGAACATCCCGATGATCGGCATGTTCAAGCGCAAAGCCGAGAAGGTGATCACCGATACCGCGTTGAAGGAGCTGAAGAAACGGGTCGAAGGCTGA